Genomic segment of Syngnathus acus chromosome 10, fSynAcu1.2, whole genome shotgun sequence:
TAAGGTCATTCCTCTTTATAAAACTGGGAgcaaacacaactttacaaactacagacctatctcaatattgccacaactctcaaaaatattggaaaagctttttaacagtagaatggatggatctttggaaaaacataaattatttGCAGAGAACCAATATGGTTTTAGAGTAAACAGATCAACAGCACAGGCATTAGTCATCTGTTGTTGACATCGTAAGAGGATGGAAATTGTATGCATTTGATTTGCCACACAACTTGTTAAAGTCTGAAGTCACACATCTCATCTTCACGGTTAGGTGGGGACTCGTCTTTTCTTTCTAAGTGAACCAATTAGGCCGACAACGTAAAGAACATGTGACACATGGCAACACTTTGCTTCAAACGTACTAGTAAAGTCAAGGAGAGGCCGCCGACTCTTTATtagccaaaataaaagcaaatttgTGTTTACAAGATGTTCCACTGGGAGGTGGCAAGGGGGAGGAAGGGCGTCGACATGTGTCCCTCGAAAGCAGAAACCCACAGGACGAGCTTCCAGATACAGACCGAGTTCTCGAGGTCCATCCGTTGCAACAATGCTGTCTTCACTGCTGGTTGTTTTGCTTCTATCAGCCCAGTCCCGTTGCCATGGGAACATCTCAACTGACCCAGGTGACACGGAATCTCCCTCGTCCCGGTCCGACTCTTCCGCCATCCCCGGCTGCACGAGGACCACGGCCATCGACGGTACCTTCAAGTGCATCAACACCGTCGTGTCATGCCTCATCTTTGTCGTGGGCGTCGTCGGCAACGTCACCCTGTTGAGGATCATCTACCAGAATAAAGGCATGAGGAACGGCCCCAACGCTCTCATTGCCAGCTTGGCCCTGGGTGACCTCATCTATATCGCCGTTGACATTCCCATCAACGTATACAAGGTATCTGTTACCGTCTCCCACTGAATTTTGTAACTTGGTAGTACATTCAGATGATATCATTATTACGATATATTATATCAGATCTTCTAAAAGTTGTGGGGTGGGCCCCCCAAGGAGGGCAAGGAGCAACCcaagaatttttaaaaagtgttttaacCATACTAAAATAAAGTGTAATCGCACACCCGCTACAGTAGATGGCAGTGGTGGTTTTTTTCCGGGCAAATTGATGcacttgaaatattttccatttcagacaaaaaacaatattaatacATTCATTCTTTGTTGTAAGTTGTtctgtatttcattttttttctttaacgtTGAAAGGGATAcaatggaaagaaagaaagaaagaaagaaagaaagaaagaaagaaagaaagaaagaaagaaagaaagaaagaaagaaagaaagaaagaaagaaagaagctgTATCATAAATGGAAGGAGTGATGACGGTTTTAAGACAAATTCTCGTGTTTGTAGCTTTTAGCTATGCGCTGGCCCTTTGAGGACAGCCGCTTTGGTCTCGTCCTGTGCAAGCTCTTCCCCTTCCTCCAGAAAGCCTCGGTCGGCATCACCGTCCTCAACCTGTGCGCTCTCAGCGTGGACAGGTAGACGCGCACACACCGCCCGAGAATATTTCTGTCCAGGTTGTACTTGAAGCGGAACTGCAAAATGGTGGCGCCAGGTACCGCGCAGTGGCATCCTGGTCACGGTTACCGAGCAAGGGCATTCCCACGGCGACGGCGGCGGAGATCCTGGCCATCTGGCTGCTGTCGGCCGCGCTAGCCGCGCCCGAGGCCGTCGGCTTCGACATGGTCACCTTTGAGTACAACAACGTTACCATGACGACCTGCATGCTCCGGCCCACTACGCCATTTATGACGGTGAGTGAGTGTGACCAAAGTACTCACACTCTACTCAAGTCAAAGTACTTAGAGTCTCTGACTTGTGTTTCAGTTTTATCGGGACGTCAAGGACTGGTGGTTGTTTGCTTTCTACTTCTGCGTCCCGCTGGCGTGCTCCGCCATCTTTTACGGCTTGATGACCTGCGAAATGCTCCGACACCGCAATGGAAGTCTGCGGATTGTATTAAGCGAACACTTGAAGCAGGTTGGACTCAATTTGTCGCCCATGATGACGAGGACGATCAACATCGATGTTAATGCTTCCCTCGCCAAAGCGTCGTGACGTGGCCAAAGCCGTCTTCTGCCTGGTGCTGATCTTCGCGCTGTGCTGGTTCCCGTTGCATCTCAGTCGCTTGCTCAAGAGGACGACCTACAAATCTCACGACGCACATCGATGTGACCTCTTGAAGTATACTTGTAGATAACCTTTCCATTCTGTTTTATATCAGGGATTtcaagttgtttttatttgttcagcTTCCTGTTGGTGTTGGACTACTTCAGCATCAACATGGCCACCATTAACTCCTGTATTAATCCCATCATCCTCTATTTTGTCTCCAGGAAGTTCAAAAACTGCTTCAAGGTAACgagatgtttcttttttgtagcCGCGATACCTGAAAGCATGTCGGTCATCTTCttgctctgtgtgtgtcttttcctGCAGTCCTGTTTGTGTTGCTGGTGCCAATCCAACTCCGAGCTGCTGTACAAGCACACGCAAAGCTGAGCCAGGAGAGAATCAAGAACATGGAAGAGAAAAGacagttttcattttattcacaGTCAACTCCTTTAAATGTGTTACAGGAACCATATTTTACATAAAAATGTGCGCACGTTTCATGTTTCTCACATTCAATTCCCTGTAAAATGTGATTCTGTAAATCCTCTTTACTAACcagtgccctctagtggctgGTTTAAACACTGCATCACATAaatcgttttttgttttactacaGCCAACAAACGAAATCAAACGGGTTCTATCACTCCTATTTGTAAACGTTTTATGCATGTATACAAGAGGCCAATACTTAATTcccgttttttttccgttcCACTGCtcatttcactttattttaaatatactcAGATTAAGAAAATACAGACACGGCCCAGTAAatatgacttaaaaaaaaaaaacattcagtcaTTAAGCTATGcgtaaaatcatttttaatatcgAAATCTGCATCTTCACGTGACTGAGCTCGCGTACGTGacgcaacacacaaacaaggcgAGCACGCGCATCGCGCTCGCGCGTACGTACGTGTTCTGTGGATGGCGATTGATTGATTCAGCAGCTAAATCGGCCGGTGGTCGTCGGTCGGGATCGCATGGCGGGACCTGGGAGGAGGTTACGACGGTTTGGGGCGGGGGACACAAGAGGCGTTGCCTGGTAACAGAATCCCCCCCCGGCAGCCTGCAAGAAGACAGCAGAGCAGGCCCACCAGCACCTCCATCAACACAAGCTTCGACGTTTAAACGTAAAAGAAACAGTATACATACCTGTAAGGTACAGACATTACTACTtgcaatatttaaaatgatatttttattcaatacaCAATATTTATTAAAGAATACTCCTTACCGTTTGTATGGAGCCAAGATACGAGTGGAATTTAATTGTGGCCAGACGTAATGTGAATACAAAAAGCTATGAAATAGATGTAATGAGTGcacaaaatatgaatttatGGCTCCGTTTTTGGAGAGCTCAGTATCCAAATCTAGTGCCCAGACTTGggaaaggggggagggggtaaaTACTAAATAGTGAACTAAGTGAATCTCCCGATCGATATTAAAAGCTGTCTCACGATGTATAGGTCCCGCAATGCCGTGCTCGTGCGTCCAGTGGCGGCGATGGATCCGCCCGCTGGTTCTGCTCCTATACGTTGTCCTGCTGTTGGCTGTGGTGCCGTTGTGCGTCTGGGAGCTGCTCAAGGATAAGGTTGGGGAATTGTCTTGATGAACGTCCCCTCTGAGCTtctgagtgagtgtgtgtgtgtgtgtgtgttttcaggtGGGGACTCACGGCAAAGCATGGTTCATCGCCGGTGTCTTTGTCTTCCTCACCATTCCCATCTCGCTGTGGGACATCCTGCAGCATCTGGTGCACTACACCCAGCCGGAGCTGCAGAGGCCAATCATCAGGTGAGCACCACCACAatttaaaccctaaccccagtaaccatggcaacatgTAATTAACTACTCACTTGGACTTCCTCAGGATACTATGGATGGTGCCTATCTACAGTCTGGACAGCGTGAGTCAAAACACATTCATGTCCACTTCCCAATGTGTCCTCACAGTGTCCCTCACTGTCTTGTCTCGCCAGTGGCTGGCCCTGAGGTATCCCGGCCTGGCCATCTACGCGGACACGTGCAGGGAATGTTACGAGGCGTACGTCATCTACAACTTCCTGGTGTTCCTGCTTAATTTCCTGAGTAACCAGTATCCAAGTCTGGTGCTGATGCTGGaggtgcagcagcagcaggatcACCTGCCACCGCTTTGCTGCTGCCCGCCCTGGCCCATGGGAGAGTAAGAggcggggggtgggggtggggggggttcgCAGGAGTAgcgtgtaaaaaaataaaacttcatcTCCCGTCAGAGTGCTGCTCTTCAGATGCAAGCTAGGAGTCCTCCAGTACACTGTGGTTCGGCCCGTAACCACGGTGACCGCGCTGTAAGTTCCCTTCTGTACTTCAGATGCCGGTAACTCATAAAGTAACATGACACTTTACTTTTCTCAGTTTTATTTGACTGCATTTActttacaaaagcaaaatgtcaagGGGTTCCCATTTAGTCCGTTGTCACGGTGACGGGAGAACATAATTCAAGTAGACCCAATGGCAACACAGCATGATTTGCTACCACTACGGCGGCGACACCGCAGAATGGTTACGGAAACCATGGCGACGCACGACCAACCGTGACGACAACTCTGTGACAAAACACGCGATTCACTTCCTGGGTGTCCCTCAGGGTCTGTCAGCTGTGTGGCGTTTACGACGAAGCCAACTTCAGCTTTCGCAACGCTTGGTCCTACCTGGTCATCATCAACAATATATCGCAGCTGGTAAAGAAATGATTTTTGGATTTAAAGGATTAAGTCTTGGATAAAACTGTATGTGTGTAGTTTGCCATGTACTGCCTGGTGTTGCTCTACCGAGCGCTAAAAGAGGAGCTGACCCCCATCAGACCCGTGGGCAAGTTCCTCTGCGTCAAACTGGTGGTCTTCGTCTCCTTCTGGTATTAACGTCAACTATCGAGTCAGAATTTAGATTTCACACAGCACCTGATGTCATCATGATGTTGGTCCAGGCAGGCGGTGTTGATCGCGTTCCTGGTGAAGGTGGGCGTCATCTCGGAGAAACGTACATGGGACTGGGCCAGCGTGGAGGCGGTGGCCACTGGACTGCAGGTGAGCACAGACAAGACAACAAACTTGAATTTATGATCGCAATGCTGTTGTGTATTTCACCCACAATCCAGGACTTCATCATCTGCATAGAAATGTTCCTGGCGGCCATTGCGCACCATTACACCTTCACTCACAAGCCCTACATACAggtgcgtgcacacacactcactcactcattcgctcgctcacacacacacacacacactaactgTAGGTGAAACATTTAGGAGGCAGAGGAAGGAACGTGCTTGGATAGCTTTCTGGCCATGTGGGACTTCTCGGACATCAGGGCCGACGTCACCGAGCAGGTCCGCCACGTTGGTGAGCGCGCGCCCCTCCCTTCTGCCGCCGTTCAAACgagaacacaaaagaaaagccGAACCTTTTTGTCCCTTAGGCCGCACCTTCCTGGGCCGACCCAACAAGATGTACTTTGGCGCGGCCGCCCGACCCGAGCACAGCGAACACACCGGGCTGCTGTCTCAGGATGCCGCGCCCGCTTCTGTGCCCACCTCGCCTTCTTCGACCGGTCGCTACCAAGGCCTCGGACACACCGTGGCCCCGCACTCTGTCTCGGCTCCGGCGGGTTTCACCGCGGCATCCTGGGCACAAGACGACGATGGCGACCGCTCACCAACGCAGGCGGGAGAGGCGCATTAACAGGTCAACATGCAACGCTTGCTTCTCAGTGTCATGAATGGagctgggcgaccaaatgcagcttggaccagggtttattgaaggaacTCAAAAGTTCCTCGACTTGGTACGAGAATAACTGAACAGAAAGACCAAACAAGGCGAGAACAGACAAGCAACTAGAGAAACACGAAACAAGAAGACATGCGACGCAAACAACCCGACAGGAGTGAGggacagacaggacttaaatacaagacagctaACGAGAGGCAGGGTGAGGGTGATCACACTGATCAGggcacaggaggggaggggcgagcacacagacacgccaACCGAAACTATgacaacattaaaacaaggaaacgAACTGTGACAGATCTTGACACTCAGTCAAGATGTGCCACTTTGTCATACTTCCTTGATATCAATTCCATCTTAGGAAATTTCAGGGAGCACAAAAAATGTCCCACTAGTAGTATGTATATAAAAATAGACTTTAAGTTTACATATTAAGTCTGCTTGTTTTATGTGCAATAAACAATACGGTGAAAATCAAACTGACTTGCTTCCTTTAATATTTCTTTACGTGGCACTTGATTCTGGATGAGGCGATCTGGGCCCAGCGACAAAACGATGGCATCTCGGTTCtctgcaaatgaaatgaagaaaTGATTTTCAATATTGCCAGACAACACATGCTAACTCAACATGTACGTACATGTACGTACACTTAGACAATCATCAACATTCACCGATGAATACACTCTGGCAGGCACGGACGGcttaaggatttttttccgTCCCGGGGCGAAAGAGGTGCTTGACTGATACatagatataaataaaaaaaacataacaaataaaaaaatattaataataataaaataaaataaaaaataaatatacttttttttttaaatgaccgtGACTATATTAGcaaaaaatgaccatgtataGTGAGGCTTTTGTTTAGTCACAAAATgatcatatatattttttagtaaaaaaaatacatttttcatcttAAATTGACAAGGATGGGACAAGATTAAGCTGTGGGGGTCGAGGGGGGTACACAAAAGACGCGGAGAGAGAGCGAAGGGGATCGAGAGTGACAGACTGGCGGTGTAagtgagagagacagagaaagagagcttagagagcgagagagaaagagagcgagagtgacagagagagagagagacagagagagagagacagagagagacagagagagagagagagagagacagagacagagagagagagcgcctCGGAGGAGGGGCGGGAGCGGAAGCTCGTTGTGCCGGCGTCTCCTCTCTTGCCTCTGCTGCAGCGGCCGCGCAGCTGCTGATACCCGGACCCCGTCGCGGCGCATCCCTCTACGAGCTCGCCGCTTCGAGATCGCCAATCCCCGGATAGCGTCTCGGCTTTGCCCGAACCGGTCGTCGTCACGGTCCAATCCACATGCAGCCGCCGTTTCAGCCGGAAAATACCGGAACCTGCGCACCGGGGAGGAGAGAAGGGAAGggttggggaggggaggggggggggggagactcCATAGCAACAAACCGGCTCCACGGCATTATTGGTAGGTGCCTCCCTCCGCCGTGCACGCGTTTGGGTGGATTCGTGCTTTTGTTCTAATCCTGTGTGCAGGTTGTGCCGAATGGGATGTAAGGCAAAACACGTGACTGGACTGCACCTGCAACCTTGACTGACATGCTTGCATGCTGCAAGGTGATGCTGAAGCTCATCTGACCTTACGGCGCGTGAAAACCGGCTCATCGGTGAGCTTGTGGCCGGGGTCAGACAATGTCTGGACCTggaggctgctgctgcaggaTGCTGTCGTGACCTCTATTCCCAAATCAGGCTTATCGCTTCTTTTTAGGATCTCGATGGAGATTTGCTTTCTGTCAAAATTATTGTGATTCATAGAAAATGATTTCCGTTTGACTCCAAATGAAGATTGTCAGAATAAACTGATAATTTTGTAAAGCAAGTACATAAATTGTGCACCCGAAATGCTAAATTGCAGCCTCAAAATCCAGAATGAAATTACATTTAGCAGAATTTATGGAGGGTCAGCTTCATTGTGGCCATTTGTTACAGCTGTAATTAAATATTTCACCTCTTATTTTTAGGATCCAAGTGGATTCTCAACTTCCCACCAGAATCTTCCCATCTCCTGAAATCAGCACTCCAAAAAAATCTGGAATGGCTTCCTAGAAACATTCCAGAGCAGTCTTCTAAAAATTTCCACAGAAGCTTCTCAAGATGAATCGCAAGTAGCAGGACTGTCCATCTGGACCCGATTCTGACATCAAGACCATGGAGGTGGAGCACTTTGATGATCGCGACAAAGTCCGTCGAGGGCGCTCAGCTCGGGCCAAACGGGACGACTCGGGCCCGAGCTCGCGGGGGAGCAGCCTGGTTCCGAGCCCGGCGCACAGCACCAACTGCAGCTACTACCGCACGCGCACTTTGCAGGCGCTCACCTTGGAGAAGCGCGCCAAGAAGGTCCGCTTCTACCGCAACGGGGACCGCTCCTTTAAGGGACTGGTTTACGCCGTTTCCAGCGTCCGCTTCCGCTCATATGACGCCCTGCTGGTGGAGCTGACCCGCTCGCTGGCCGACAACCTCCACCTGCCGCAAGGGGTGCGAACTATTTACACCATCGACGGCTCAAAGAAGATCAGCAGCCTGGATGAGCTGGTGGAAGGTGAGGACAATATTTCCATGGTGATCATATGGGATGATTGAccagtggtgtcaaactccggtccgcgggccaaatttggGCCGTAGTGTAATTATCTTTGGCTCGCcaatgtgtcaatactaaaattacaaatcgTCTTCACTAATAGAGATGTTGCTAGCAAGTTTTATTAccgttcatcttttttttttttttttaaattgaacagttatactagtctctgatttcaaaactagtgtGTTGTGTAGACTAATATTAggtgttcatacatttatttgggttgacagtcttaatggccctccgaaggaaactacaactatgatgcggcccgagacaaaaatgagtttgacactcctgCCATAGGCGCACTCAAGAATAGCATCTAtacgtttttttaaaataaaattaacaagCATTGCTTCAACCTATAGACAGAATAACAATACTGACatacatatattctttatcctctgcgaagAACAACTAATATAGCAGCTTACGAAGGAGTTGCTAGTGTCTCTTTCTCAAGCATTTGATCTAAATACAGACTGAACAAGAAGGGGACGAGGATTGACCCTTGAGGGACACCAACATAATCCACGTGTAGTAGCTATCTATGAAATACTTTCCGGATGCATTTTATTAAGACTAAAAGGATTCCAGCTCAAGGGACTTGAACTGCTCCTTTACATCCGCTCATCAATATTGATCACTGTAAAGACCGCTAATGTGCACTAATGTACGGAAACAACATCATCACTTTGTGACATAAAAGCAGACGGTACAACGcattacacacaaaaagtcGCGAGGATAGTTTGTAGGACATTTTTGGTTCATCTGAAATTTTAAGGTCCTCACAACTCACGTTTCCGTGCTCAGGCGAGTGCTACGTTTGCGCCTCCAATCAGCCTTACCGTAAAGTGGACTACACCAAGATCTCCGTCCCGAACTGGAAACCCGGCGTTAGTTCCGGGAGCAGCGCGGTGAGCTCTAGCAGGTCTTCCGCCGCGTCTGGCGCAACCGTGACCGGAGTCGGCGGGAGCGTCAAAGAGCGCCAAGAAAGCCGAGAGAGCAAAGACTTCATCAAGCCCAAGCTGGTGACGGTGATCCGAAGCGGCGTCAAGCCTCGCAAGGCGGTGCGGATCCTCCTGAACAAGAAGACAGCTCACTCCTTCGACCAAGTGCTGGCCGACATCACGGAGGCCATCAAGTTGGACTCGGGAGCCGTCAAGCGGCTGTACACTCTGGACGGAAAACAGGTGAGCTCAGTTCGGAACACAAACTTAAGCAGAGATCCATTGTTGAGATTTTACCTTCGGCGTTTTAAGCCAAGACAGTCGAACTTCTGTTTGAAGATTCTCTTTCTGCACAGACTAAATGGATCACGAGACTATTTTTAGACATACACTCACGGATTGAAGAAAGATAAAAAACAGACAGGGCTACTGACAGCCCAGAAGGCTTCAAATAAGGTATAagcagtgttttatttttttgtgtagctGACATGTTTGCAAGATTTCTTCGGGGACGACGACGTGTTCATGGCGTGCGGTCTGGAGAAGTTTCGCTACGCTCAGGACGACTTTGTGCTCACTCACAGTGGCAAGACGGCGGCCTTTGTTAACGGTCTGGCGCCAACACAATTACAAATACAGACAGCAAGTGGAAATATCACAAGTGTTAAATCCAggtccagaaagtaaaaagCAGAGCTACCTCAGTTTGGTTTGATTCTTCTACTCAATGGGAAGCTGAAGGAGCTCCCCAGGTAGAAGCACCTAAGGCTTAAGCCAATCTGTGGCAGCCATTTTACTTTCTGGATCTGGGACCTTTGTCTAAGATACACTACTGGTGCTCATATCAAAATATCGTCATCTTTTTGTGTAATTAGTCTTCTCGTCTTCTCTAGAATGTCGAGTCAAAGTGACTCGTCCTCCTGCCTCTCAGAAGACTTTGACTCCTAAGAGTCCCAGTGGATTGGGCTCCTCCAAGGCCTCAGTAAAAGCAGTGCCGCAGTCAAAGTCACCAGGATCAggtaaaacattcaaaaacCGTTCATAGTTGTTTTGAATCTCGTCCTCATCGCTCTTCCGCAGCCAATGAGACGTCAGGATCCCAGGTCCCCGCAAAGTCGTCCAGGTCGAGCCCCTCCCCCACAAGTCCTGGGACTCGCAGCAGTCTCAAGGTGAGCTATTCagttaaaattaaatatctCGTTATCTCATCTTCACCGAGACGATCAAGCATCTCTGCTTCGTCTGCAGGTTTCTTCTCATCGCTCCTCTTCCGCGGACATCAACGGCGCGGATGAGCACGCCGATGACGTCGCTCTCGAAGGTACGTTATGGCGTCCTTCCAACTGTTTGTCCAACGGCCACGTGACCACACCGTCAAACATCTCTCCCAAGTGAACGGAAACCTGTCGGTGTCGTCATCGCTCATCAGCAGCAAGTACAAAATCGGGAAAGTGATCGGCGATGGGAACTTCGCGGTAGTGAAGGAGTGCGCTGAGAGGTAAAGACAAGGTAAGTTCTTGTTAGGTGAAAGTGGAGTGACGGTTCTGATGTTCCTGGCAGGTCAACTGGGCAGGAGTTTGCACTGAAGATCATTGACAAAGCTCGCTGCTGTGGGAAGGTATTTTATGACTACACAAATTAGCATTTTGTGCAGATTAATATCAGTGTTGGTGTCCCTCAAGGGTCAATCCTCGTCCCCTTCTTGTTCAGTCTGTGTTAGATCAAATGCTTCAGAATCCCAATTCTGGTTATGATGGCCA
This window contains:
- the LOC119128146 gene encoding transmembrane protein 184C-like isoform X2, producing MPCSCVQWRRWIRPLVLLLYVVLLLAVVPLCVWELLKDKVGTHGKAWFIAGVFVFLTIPISLWDILQHLVHYTQPELQRPIIRILWMVPIYSLDSWLALRYPGLAIYADTCRECYEAYVIYNFLVFLLNFLSNQYPSLVLMLEVQQQQDHLPPLCCCPPWPMGEVLLFRCKLGVLQYTVVRPVTTVTALVCQLCGVYDEANFSFRNAWSYLVIINNISQLFAMYCLVLLYRALKEELTPIRPVGKFLCVKLVVFVSFWQAVLIAFLVKVGVISEKRTWDWASVEAVATGLQDFIICIEMFLAAIAHHYTFTHKPYIQEAEEGTCLDSFLAMWDFSDIRADVTEQVRHVGRTFLGRPNKMYFGAAARPEHSEHTGLLSQDAAPASVPTSPSSTGRYQGLGHTVAPHSVSAPAGFTAASWAQDDDGDRSPTQAGEAH
- the LOC119128146 gene encoding transmembrane protein 184C-like isoform X1, which encodes MPCSCVQWRRWIRPLVLLLYVVLLLAVVPLCVWELLKDKVGTHGKAWFIAGVFVFLTIPISLWDILQHLVHYTQPELQRPIIRILWMVPIYSLDSWLALRYPGLAIYADTCRECYEAYVIYNFLVFLLNFLSNQYPSLVLMLEVQQQQDHLPPLCCCPPWPMGEVLLFRCKLGVLQYTVVRPVTTVTALVCQLCGVYDEANFSFRNAWSYLVIINNISQLFAMYCLVLLYRALKEELTPIRPVGKFLCVKLVVFVSFWQAVLIAFLVKVGVISEKRTWDWASVEAVATGLQDFIICIEMFLAAIAHHYTFTHKPYIQEAEEGTCLDSFLAMWDFSDIRADVTEQVRHVGERAPLPSAAVQTRTQKKSRTFLSLRPHLPGPTQQDVLWRGRPTRAQRTHRAAVSGCRARFCAHLAFFDRSLPRPRTHRGPALCLGSGGFHRGILGTRRRWRPLTNAGGRGALTGQHATLASQCHEWSWATKCSLDQGLLKELKSSSTWYENN
- the LOC119128163 gene encoding endothelin-1 receptor-like isoform X1; its protein translation is MLSSLLVVLLLSAQSRCHGNISTDPGDTESPSSRSDSSAIPGCTRTTAIDGTFKCINTVVSCLIFVVGVVGNVTLLRIIYQNKGMRNGPNALIASLALGDLIYIAVDIPINVYKLLAMRWPFEDSRFGLVLCKLFPFLQKASVGITVLNLCALSVDRYRAVASWSRLPSKGIPTATAAEILAIWLLSAALAAPEAVGFDMVTFEYNNVTMTTCMLRPTTPFMTFYRDVKDWWLFAFYFCVPLACSAIFYGLMTCEMLRHRNGSLRIVLSEHLKQRRDVAKAVFCLVLIFALCWFPLHLSRLLKRTTYKSHDAHRCDLLNFLLVLDYFSINMATINSCINPIILYFVSRKFKNCFKVTRCFFFVAAIPESMSVIFLLCVCLFLQSCLCCWCQSNSELLYKHTQS
- the LOC119128163 gene encoding endothelin-1 receptor-like isoform X2; its protein translation is MLSSLLVVLLLSAQSRCHGNISTDPGDTESPSSRSDSSAIPGCTRTTAIDGTFKCINTVVSCLIFVVGVVGNVTLLRIIYQNKGMRNGPNALIASLALGDLIYIAVDIPINVYKLLAMRWPFEDSRFGLVLCKLFPFLQKASVGITVLNLCALSVDRYRAVASWSRLPSKGIPTATAAEILAIWLLSAALAAPEAVGFDMVTFEYNNVTMTTCMLRPTTPFMTFYRDVKDWWLFAFYFCVPLACSAIFYGLMTCEMLRHRNGSLRIVLSEHLKQRRDVAKAVFCLVLIFALCWFPLHLSRLLKRTTYKSHDAHRCDLLNFLLVLDYFSINMATINSCINPIILYFVSRKFKNCFKSCLCCWCQSNSELLYKHTQS
- the LOC119128163 gene encoding endothelin-1 receptor-like isoform X3, translated to MRNGPNALIASLALGDLIYIAVDIPINVYKLLAMRWPFEDSRFGLVLCKLFPFLQKASVGITVLNLCALSVDRYRAVASWSRLPSKGIPTATAAEILAIWLLSAALAAPEAVGFDMVTFEYNNVTMTTCMLRPTTPFMTFYRDVKDWWLFAFYFCVPLACSAIFYGLMTCEMLRHRNGSLRIVLSEHLKQRRDVAKAVFCLVLIFALCWFPLHLSRLLKRTTYKSHDAHRCDLLNFLLVLDYFSINMATINSCINPIILYFVSRKFKNCFKVTRCFFFVAAIPESMSVIFLLCVCLFLQSCLCCWCQSNSELLYKHTQS
- the LOC119128115 gene encoding serine/threonine-protein kinase DCLK2-like, with translation MEVEHFDDRDKVRRGRSARAKRDDSGPSSRGSSLVPSPAHSTNCSYYRTRTLQALTLEKRAKKVRFYRNGDRSFKGLVYAVSSVRFRSYDALLVELTRSLADNLHLPQGVRTIYTIDGSKKISSLDELVEGECYVCASNQPYRKVDYTKISVPNWKPGVSSGSSAVSSSRSSAASGATVTGVGGSVKERQESRESKDFIKPKLVTVIRSGVKPRKAVRILLNKKTAHSFDQVLADITEAIKLDSGAVKRLYTLDGKQLTCLQDFFGDDDVFMACGLEKFRYAQDDFVLTHSGKTAAFVNECRVKVTRPPASQKTLTPKSPSGLGSSKASVKAVPQSKSPGSANETSGSQVPAKSSRSSPSPTSPGTRSSLKVSSHRSSSADINGADEHADDVALEVNGNLSVSSSLISSKYKIGKVIGDGNFAVVKECAERSTGQEFALKIIDKARCCGKEHLIENEVAVLRRVRHPSIIQLIEVDETPSQLFLVMELVKGGDLFDAITSSTKYSEHDASAMVYNLAGAIKYLHRMNIVHRDIKPENLLVCEYPDGTKSLKLGDFGLATVVEGPLYTVCGTPTYVAPEIIAETGYGLKVDIWAAGIITYILLCGFPPFRSENNIQEELFDQILRGKLEFPSPDWDAISLPAKMLISQMLQVNVDARFTADEVLSHPWVSDDAPVDSGNEEPSATEKESPGLETKQVPSPLV